A region of Leptospiraceae bacterium DNA encodes the following proteins:
- a CDS encoding Rpn family recombination-promoting nuclease/putative transposase → MSSENIHDKLFKATMSDKENALDFFRNYIPPDLLKGLNLNSLQLEKESFVDEALKEGFSDTLFRVDLISGENAYLYVLFDHKSKPDRFIGLQLLAYMVKIWQRQHHSGKKKRKEKLPMILPIVVYHGQQAWNHGTDLQSIIDIPKNYEAFVPNFRFLFYDLPKVEDENISGNEVFQAAFYLLKYSFHPQLEENLGKILQLLENIEDENRQSRWLSIILNYLLRGPEQITLDRLEKLIESLDLEGARRTMPTIAETLEQRGYNRALHLVETAERRAEDEKRRAEDEKRRAELAERRAEDEKRRARRAERKKALRTAISMKRKALDMPLIASITELDEIFLEKLFRRIGV, encoded by the coding sequence ATGTCCTCAGAAAACATCCACGATAAGCTCTTTAAGGCTACCATGTCTGACAAAGAAAATGCTCTCGACTTCTTTCGGAATTATATTCCCCCTGATTTACTTAAAGGTTTAAATCTGAATTCTCTGCAACTGGAGAAAGAAAGTTTTGTAGATGAGGCACTCAAAGAAGGCTTTTCGGATACTCTCTTTCGTGTTGATTTAATAAGCGGGGAAAATGCGTATCTCTATGTCTTATTCGATCATAAGAGTAAGCCGGATAGATTCATCGGTTTACAACTATTAGCTTATATGGTCAAAATCTGGCAGAGACAGCACCACTCAGGAAAAAAGAAACGTAAAGAAAAACTACCTATGATCTTACCCATAGTGGTCTATCACGGTCAACAGGCCTGGAACCACGGCACTGACCTTCAGTCCATCATCGATATCCCAAAAAACTACGAGGCATTTGTTCCTAACTTCCGGTTTTTATTCTATGACCTGCCTAAAGTAGAAGATGAAAACATCAGCGGTAACGAGGTATTTCAGGCTGCTTTTTATCTACTGAAATACAGTTTTCATCCCCAATTAGAAGAGAATCTGGGGAAAATCCTGCAACTTTTAGAGAATATTGAAGATGAGAACCGTCAAAGTAGATGGCTTTCCATCATCCTGAATTATTTACTCCGAGGCCCGGAGCAAATAACACTTGACAGGCTGGAAAAATTAATAGAGAGTTTGGATTTAGAAGGAGCAAGAAGAACAATGCCAACCATAGCTGAGACACTTGAACAAAGAGGGTATAATAGAGCATTACATCTTGTAGAAACCGCGGAAAGAAGAGCTGAAGACGAGAAAAGAAGAGCTGAAGACGAGAAAAGAAGAGCTGAACTCGCAGAAAGAAGGGCTGAAGACGAGAAAAGAAGAGCCAGACGTGCAGAGAGAAAAAAAGCTCTCAGAACGGCTATTTCTATGAAAAGAAAGGCTCTCGATATGCCTTTGATTGCGAGCATCACCGAACTCGATGAAATCTTTTTAGAGAAACTTTTCCGCCGGATAGGGGTTTAA
- a CDS encoding FHIPEP family type III secretion protein: MNTIKDDIKSNSEPPSLRLEIGYNLISLVTQEKGIIELIGILRNNFYNKFAWKFPSINIVDNMAFPPYEFQFFLNDKMVDRGNLELNFLLAIDTGEVFNPHPGEHFIEPVTGFPSLWIEKDSEELFTLLSGYETRGKEYLIIFKLQEILFENIATFKASIPEPLYSEMCLKISSSEKERNVQRYGLELLFFEKYKDKLKDFFNREALK, encoded by the coding sequence ATGAATACCATAAAGGATGATATAAAAAGTAATTCAGAACCACCTTCTCTCAGGCTTGAGATTGGCTACAATTTAATCTCCCTGGTAACACAAGAAAAAGGGATTATAGAATTAATCGGAATTTTAAGAAATAATTTTTATAATAAATTTGCCTGGAAGTTCCCATCTATAAATATCGTAGATAATATGGCATTCCCTCCTTATGAATTTCAGTTTTTTTTAAACGACAAAATGGTAGATAGGGGAAATTTGGAATTAAATTTTTTATTAGCGATTGATACAGGCGAAGTATTTAACCCTCACCCCGGTGAACATTTTATCGAACCTGTTACAGGTTTCCCGAGCCTATGGATAGAAAAAGACTCAGAAGAACTGTTTACTCTGCTTTCCGGATATGAAACCCGTGGCAAAGAATATTTGATTATATTCAAACTACAGGAAATACTTTTCGAAAATATTGCTACTTTTAAAGCTTCTATTCCTGAACCCTTATACTCCGAGATGTGTTTAAAAATTTCTTCAAGTGAAAAAGAAAGGAATGTACAACGATACGGTCTGGAACTTTTATTTTTTGAAAAATATAAAGATAAATTAAAAGATTTTTTTAATAGGGAAGCTCTTAAATAA